GCCGCAAACTCGTTCCAATGCAGATGCGGAGCACGGCTGCCCTGCTGCTCCCACCATTCCTTCAGGGCGATTTCCCTGAGTTCCGGGCGGATATGCTTATATACCTGCAAATCTGTATACAGCACTGCCAAATCACGGATCTCCGCTGCAGCAGCGGCATAACCTGGCAACAATGAGATCATCTCTTGGCATTTCCGAACCAGCCTGTACAAATATCCACCGTCATTCTGTTCATCACGAAGCGCATAATAATTAACAGGATCAGCGTTTGGATCAATGGCATCCAGCATAGATTGATGCAGTAGCCTGAAATCTGCAGGATCAAGCGAAGTACTGCGATCACATAAGTTATCTAGATAATCACTGATAGTTTGATAAGCAACAATAAGCGGAATAAGTATATGTCTCATCGATAAATTGCCGGCGGCATAAATACCTCCACCTATGCAATGAAACTCCTTCGTCTCAATGCTGGCAAGTGCTTGCTTCCGGAGCTCGGGATCGGGAATCCCATTCGCATCTTGGCGCCAGAAGTTTAGACATTCTCTCACTTCAGGCAGCACGTACTTATAGACCCTGTTCATGAGCCCAATAGGACCACGCGGGCTAAGGTAACGGCCTTGCTCTAATTCACTCAATGATAGTGCCTCCACATTGTTGTCTCCTTATCCAAATCACCACTTATTATAATATGATCAGACGTATTTGTACAAACAACAAAATCACTTTCGTAAAATCATGAAAGATTCAGAAATAACGCAATTCAAGAATAAATCCTTTTGAGAGCCCTTTACTCTCGATGAAATATAAACTTCTCCTCATTACTTTATGCTATACTAGGCATATTTGAATTTCAGAGGAGTGCAATTTCATGTTTTCAAAACGGACCGGCAGCCCTTACAGTGATCAAAATTGGCTTCGTTCCTTTCTTTTTACGATTTATGGCACTAGCGTTCTTGTAGTATCATACTTTCCTTTATTCTACACACATTTAGGATTTAGCAGTTCTCAGGTGGGCTACTTGTATTCCCTCGGTCCTCTTATCTCCATCCTATCTAATCTCTTCTGGAGTATGATGAGCGATAAGCTAGGTACCATCCGAAAAATCATGTTTATTTTGCTCGCAGGGCAATTAGTAACCGGACTTTTATTAGCCAGAGCGACCGAATTTTCTTCCGTTATGCTTATTTTGTCCTTCTTCTACTTCTTCTATTACCCTGTTTTTCCGCTTGCTGATACAATG
This window of the Paenibacillus sp. FSL R10-2734 genome carries:
- a CDS encoding tetraprenyl-beta-curcumene synthase family protein, with protein sequence MSELEQGRYLSPRGPIGLMNRVYKYVLPEVRECLNFWRQDANGIPDPELRKQALASIETKEFHCIGGGIYAAGNLSMRHILIPLIVAYQTISDYLDNLCDRSTSLDPADFRLLHQSMLDAIDPNADPVNYYALRDEQNDGGYLYRLVRKCQEMISLLPGYAAAAAEIRDLAVLYTDLQVYKHIRPELREIALKEWWEQQGSRAPHLHWNEFAAATGSTLGVFMLFLSACDPKLSKSSSESIRAAYFPHVCGLHIMLDYLIDQEEDRAGGDLNFCNYYDNTDTMLSRIASMVEWARKDVRELPESSMHRMVIEGLLALYLSDPKVSEQREVRTVSKSLMRGSPLTRLFFFANSRWIRNRFL